A DNA window from Setaria viridis chromosome 2, Setaria_viridis_v4.0, whole genome shotgun sequence contains the following coding sequences:
- the LOC117842072 gene encoding cyclin-D2-2: MGILCFGATSALLCGEDRNSVLGLGGCDGGDELVEVGSALDFSDAAAGAVFPVDTDEAVRELVEKETDHLPLEGYAERLEHAGLESSWRRDAMDWICKVHSYYNFGPLSLYLAVNYLDRFISSYNLPHDKPWMKQLLSVACLSLAIKMEETVVPLPVDLQVCDPECEFEARNIGRMEIHVMTTLKWRMQAVTPFAFISYFLDKFSEGKPPSFALASRCADIIVGTLKGSAFLSFRPSEIAAAAALAAVSANEVVGFGSVLSASEIPVNKEMVDKCYELMQERALVKKRGHINGSSSVPQSPIGVLDAACFSFRSEDATLGSSQSNISSDNNQVSAPASKRRRLSTSPI; this comes from the exons ATGGGCATCCTGTGCTTCGGCGCTACCTCCGCCCTGCTCTGCGGGGAGGACAGGAACAGCGTCCTGGGCCTGGGCggctgcgacggcggcgacgagctggTGGAGGTGGGGAGTGCTCTCGATTTctcggacgccgccgccggcgccgtgttCCCCGTCGACACCGATGAGGCCGTGcgggagctggtggagaaggAGACGGACCACCTGCCTCTGGAGGGCTATGCGGAGAGGCTGGAGCACGCCGGATTggagtcatcttggaggagagACGCGATGGATTGGATTTGCAAg GTCCATTCCTACTACAACTTTGGACCACTCAGTCTTTACCTCGCTGTGAATTACCTGGATAGATTCATCTCCTCGTATAACCTCCCA CATGACAAGCCTTGGATGAAACAGTTGTTGTCAGTTGCTTGCCTATCTCTTGCTATCAAGATGGAGGAGACCGTGGTCCCTCTTCCTGTGGACCTTCAG GTCTGCGATCCGGAGTGTGAGTTTGAAGCAAGGAATATTGGGAGGATGGAGATCCATGTCATGACCACCCTGAAATGGAGAATGCAGGCTGTGACCCCGTTTGCTTTCATCAGCTACTTCCTGGACAAATTCAGTGAAGGGAAGCCTCCTAGTTTTGCACTAGCCTCACGGTGCGCCGATATCATAGTTGGCACTCTGAAAG GCTCTGCATTCTTGTCATTCAGACCGTCTGagattgcggcggcggcggcactagcAGCGGTTTCTGCGAATGAGGTTGTTGGCTTTGGGAGTGTTCTTTCAGCTTCTGAAATCCCTGTAAATAAG GAGATGGTTGATAAATGCTATGAGCTGATGCAAGAGCGGGCATTGGTGAAGAAGAGAGGGCACATCAATGGAAGCTCTTCAGTGCCACAGAGCCCGATTGGTGTGCTGGATGCAGCATGCTTCAGCTTTAGGAGTGAAGATGCAACGCTAGGATCGTCACAGTCAAATATCAGTAGTGACAACAATCAGGTTTCTGCTCCAGCTTCCAAGAGGAGAAGGCTAAGCACTTCACCAATCTGA
- the LOC117846061 gene encoding LOW QUALITY PROTEIN: uncharacterized protein (The sequence of the model RefSeq protein was modified relative to this genomic sequence to represent the inferred CDS: deleted 2 bases in 1 codon), producing the protein MRRRPEPRLVRSLAITASASPAAPVPPPPPLPASKPPRSAAPFVAVLLRRGRAAAALLLNRRLLAAPAPEACSLLTALPGVRDAVSYNIVLAALCRRGGDLPAALSLLRDMSMEPDPGARPNAISYTTVMRGLCAARRADEAVGLLRTMQARGVRPDVVTYGTLIRGLCDAAEVDGAVELLDEMYESGIEPNVVVYGFLLRGYCKSGRWQDVGKVFEEMSRQGVEPDVSMFTGLIECLCKEGKIGKATKVKDMMVERGLEPNAVTYNVLINSLCKEGSVREAMALKKEMVENGVAPDVVTYNTLIAGLSGVLEMDEAMGLLEEMIQGDVVVEPNVITFSSVLHGLCKIGRMFQAIKVREMMAERGCMCDLVTYNCLIGGFLRVHKVKMVMKLLNELASSGLEPDSFTYSILINGFSKMWDVDRAEKFLCTMRQHGIEPERVHYIPLLAAICQQGMMERATILFNEMDKNCGLDVFAYNTMIHGACISGDKKMVKQLLKDMLDEGLTPDAATYSVLINMFAKLGDLEEAETVLKQMTASGFVPDIAVFDSLIKGYSAEGQINKVLKLVHELRDKNVALDSKIIRTIMNSLMASNEDKRILEGLPDISEELLQGNTIILSQEFMNSLYKSCPGLEPGVTG; encoded by the exons ATGAGAAGGcgcccggagccccgcctcgtcCGGTCCCTCGCcatcaccgcctccgcctcaccCGCCGCGCCCGTCCCACCCCCGCCTCCACTCCCGGCATCGAAGCCCCCCCGCTCGGCCGCGCCGTTCGTCGCCGTTCTCCTGCGCCGgggccgcgcggccgccgcgttgCTCCTCAACCGCCGCCTCCTTGCGGCACCCGCCCCGGAGGCCTGCTCCCTGCTCACCGCGCTCCCGGGCGTCCGCGACGCCGTCTCCTACAACATCGTCCTCGCCGCTCTCtgccgccgcggtggcgacCTCCCCGcggccctctccctcctccgcgaCATGTCGATGGAGCCCGACCCGGGCGCCCGCCCCAACGCCATCTCCTACACCACGGTCATGCGGGGGCTCTGCGCGGCACGCCGCGCGGACGAGGCCGTCGGCTTGCTCCGGACCATGCAGGCCCGCGGCGTCCGTCCCGACGTCGTCACGTACGGCACGCTCATCCGTGGGCTGTGCGACGCCGCGGAGGTCGACGGGGCCGTGGAGCTGCTGGATGAGATGTACGAGAGTGGGATTGAGCCGAACGTGGTTGTATACGGTTTTTTGCTGCGTGGGTACTGCAAGTCTGGCCGGTGGCAGGACGTAGGCAAGGTGTTTGAAGAAATGTCCCGGCAGGGGGTTGAGCCGGATGTCAGCATGTTCACTGGTTTAATCGAATGCCTGTGTAAAGAGGGGAAGATAGGAAAGGCCACAAAGGTGAAGGACATGATGGTGGAGCGGGGTTTGGAGCCAAATGCAGTGACATACAATGTTCTGATCAATTCCCTGTGCAAGGAAGGATCGGTGAGGGAGGCGATGGCTCTAAAGAAGGAGATGGTAGAGAACGGGGTGGCGCCGGATGTCGTGACATACAACACCCTGATTGCAGGTCTTTCTGGCGTGCTCGAGATGGATGAGGCAATGGGGTtgcttgaggagatgatccaaGGAGATGTGGTGGTTGAGCCTAATGTGATTACTTTCAGCTCGGTTTTACATGGACTATGTAAGATCGGTCGGATGTTCCAAGCAATCAAAGTTCGTGAGATGATGGCTGAGAGGGGGTGTATGTGTGACTTGGTGACCTACAATTGTCTGATTGGTGGATTCCTTAGGGTTCACAAGGTTAAGATGGTTATGAAGCTACTGAATGAGCTGGCTAGTTCTGGATTGGAGCCTGATTCATTCACCTATAGTATTCTGATAAATGGCTTCAGCAAGATGTGGGACGTTGACCGTGCAGAAAAGTTCTTGTGTACAATGAGACAACATGGGATAGAGCCTGAGCGAGTTCACTATATTCCTTTGCTTGCAGCTATATGTCAACAGGGAATGATGGAGCGGGCTACAATTTTGTTCAATGAAATGGATAAGAACTGCGGGCTTGATGTTTTCGCATATAACACAATGATCCATGGTGCTTGTATATCAGGGGATAAGAAAATGGTTAAACAACTGCTTAAAGATATGCTTGATGAGGGTTTGACTCCTGATGCTGCGACATATTCTGTGCTAATCAACATGTTTGCTAAACTAGGAGACCTAGAAGAAGCTGAGACGGTGCTTAAACAGATGACAGCAAGTGGCTTTGTGCCCGACATTGCTGTGTTTGATTCATTGATCAAAGGTTATAGCGCTGAAGGTCAGATAAACAAGGTTCTGAAGTTGGTACATGAATTGAGAGACAAGAATGTAGCTCTTGATTCAAAAATCATCCGTACTATTATGAATTCGCTGATGGCAAGCAACGAAGACAAAAGAATATTGGAGGGGCTGCCTGAT ATATCTGAAGAACTATTGCAAGGCAACACCATCATCTTGTCCCAGGAGTTCATGAACTCACTATATAAATCATGCCCTGGACTTGAACCTGGTGTCACTGGATGA
- the LOC117842561 gene encoding uncharacterized protein, with the protein MESRSVRDLRPRRRRGRGGGGVDRISGLHDDLLIQILVRLRCAGAAARTSVLSRRWRGLWRHLPELSFRGVAPGAVEAALAQVALPKLSLLDIDTSWLYTLRADAVASLFRTAARLDPVELSMMLRVHPGDELVPFVVPSFARAKSIRLDVDMLHLTPPALDGGFPALERLSITNSRFDTGADRFDIGALISRCPHLRVLELINRWGLDTVTINSATIEELLVMDVQFSISGVDIVAPVLKKFTLHSSLSADFSMSLSAPLVEDLSLNYSSTCFPSSPNAVGIDGIGMWCLDHLKLGTEENGFVLGLNLERAHSVTHMRNLQEMFQLPNISALELCVGTRGHVYGAMALNLLRICNATQRLKLFVRPVFWRTNDEACASDCPCNQPQNWRSQNISLTNLEELEIENFEGSDHEVDFLKLLFRCAPLVNVTLKLASKVVPSSRGCKETYNIFKDNPAVKCHVHVYRKRGKEVIYAWAPPSLSIAGFVAWSCCRLSTPFTLLGWWLLPKQDSNPGPRHDSLGYHLPRAPLICVMVVEARFRRRHRLSAGGDGGGVDHISGLHDDVLIQILRRLRCTAAAASTSALSRRWRERGLWRHLPEQSFRGVAHGALESALAQVALPKLSLLDIEITDRLPAESAASLLRAAARLDPVELSLVIAWVVRSDESVPIELPSFARATSITLRLHNLPLSAPAQGVEFPVLERLSITSGSFDTGALISRCPRLRVLELIYCWGIETITVHSATIDELLVISGQLRGVDIMAPMLRKFTLHSDVSVDFNISLLAPMMENLSLKCWSHGQRFVPAVTEAVGIDGLWRLVRLELGTEGSGFILGLDIGRSYSVLLVRNLQEMFPLPKISALELCLDTRGHVYGGVVLHLLRIWNGIRRLKLVIDRDMLTEVCPPDCLCDQPENWRSQNISLMGLEVVEIKNFKGRSHEVDFLKLLFRCAPLAKVTVELASKVEPNSRGCKNAYKLFMKNPAVECHVNLKRGNKVIYESVSRCRRRSATTSSSILSCESSRIGRM; encoded by the exons ATGGAGTCGCGATCCGTCCGCGACTtgcggccccggcgccgccggggcaggggtggcggcggagtggACCGCATCAGCGGGCTCCACGACGACCTGCTTATCCAGATCCTCGTCCGCCtccgctgcgccggcgccgccgcccgtaccAGCGTCCTCTCCCGCCGGTGGCGCGGCCTATGGAGGCACCTCCCGGAGCTCTCCTTCCGCGGCGTCGCGCCCGGCGCTGTCGAAGCCGCCCTCGCCCAGGTCGCCCTCCCAAAGCTGTCCCTCCTCGACATCGATACCTCCTGGCTCTACACGCtccgcgccgacgccgtcgcctcGCTGTTCCGCACCGCCGCGCGTCTGGACCCGGTGGAGCTCAGCATGATGCTTCGGGTGCACCCAGGTGATGAACTGGTCCCCTTCGTGGTGCCTTCATTTGCCCGGGCGAAATCGATCAGGCTCGACGTGGACATGCTCCATCTGACACCGCCGGCGCTAGACGGTGGGTTCCCGGCGCTGGAGAGGCTTTCCATCACAAACAGCCGCTTCGATACCGGTGCCGACCGCTTCGATATCGGTGCCCTTATCTCACGATGCCCACACCTGCGCGTGCTAGAGTTGATCAACCGTTGGGGTCTCGACACCGTTACGATCAACTCGGCGACAATTGAGGAGCTTCTTGTGATGGACGTGCAGTTCTCAATCTCAGGTGTTGACATCGTGGCACCCGTGCTGAAGAAATTCACCTTGCATAGCTCCCTGTCCGCGGATTTCAGCATGTCATTGTCGGCGCCTTTGGTGGAGGATCTCTCGTTGAATTACAGTTCTACTTGCTTCCCTAGCTCTCCTAATGCAGTAGGGATTGATGGGATTGGGATGTGGTGCCTGGATCACCTGAAGTTAGGGACAGAGGAGAATGGCTTCGTCCTAGGTTTGAACCTTGAAAGAGCG CATTCTGTAACACACATGCgaaacttgcaagaaatgttCCAGCTTCCTAACATTTCTGCTTTGGAGCTATGTGTCGGAACACGTGGACATGTTTATGGAGCAATGGCGTTGAATCTCCTAAGGATTTGCAATGCTACGCAAAGGCTTAAGCTGTTCGTTCGTCCAGTG TTTTGGAGGACGAATGATGAAGCATGCGCTTCCGACTGTCCTTGCAATCAACCGCAAAACTGGAGAAGTCAGAATATCTCCTTGACGAATCTTGAAGAACTAGAGATAGAAAATTTCGAAGGAAGTGACCATGAAGTTGATTTCTTGAAGCTTTTGTTCAGATGTGCGCCCCTGGTGAACGTGACCTTGAAACTGGCCTCCAAAGTTGTACCAAGCAGCCGAGGATGCAAGGAAACCTACAACATTTTCAAGGACAATCCAGCTGTCAAATGCCATGTCCATGTCTATCGCAAACGTGGCAAGGAGGTCATCTATGCA TGGGCCCCACCATCCCTCTCCATCGCCGGTTTCGTCGCCTGGTCCTGCTGCCGTTTGTCTACCCCATTCACACTTCTGGGCTGGTGGCTTCTTCCCAAACAAGACAGCAACCCTGGTCCCCGACACGATTCCCTGGGCTACCATTTGCCGAGGGCTCCACTCATCTGTGTCATGGTCGTGGAGGCGcgattccgccgccgccaccgcctcagcgcgggcggcgatggcggcggagtGGACCACATCAGCGGCCTCCACGACGACGTGCTTATCCAGATTCTCCGCCGACTccgctgcaccgccgccgccgccagcaccagTGCCCTCTCCCGCCGGTGGCGGGAGAGAGGCCTCTGGAGACACCTCCCCGAGCAATCCTTCCGCGGCGTCGCGCACGGCGCTCTCGAATCCGCCCTCGCCCAGGTCGCCCTCCCAAAGCTGTCCCTCCTCGACATCGAGATCACCGACAGGCTCCCCGCCGaatccgccgcctccctgctTCGCGCCGCCGCGCGTCTGGACCCGGTGGAGCTGAGCCTCGTAATAGCCTGGGTGGTGCGTAGTGATGAATCGGTCCCCATCGAGTTGCCTTCCTTTGCCCGCGCGACATCGATCACGCTACGGCTTCACAACCTCCCCCTATCAGCGCCGGCGCAAGGCGTCGAGTTCCCGGTGCTGGAGAGGCTCTCCATCACAAGCGGCAGCTTCGATACCGGTGCGCTGATCTCACGATGCCCACGCCTGCGCGTTCTAGAGTTGATTTATTGCTGGGGTATCGAGACGATCACGGTCCACTCGGCGACCATAGACGAGCTCCTTGTGATCAGCGGTCAGCTCCGAGGTGTTGACATCATGGCACCCATGTTGAggaaattcacattgcatagCGACGTGTCTGTGGATTTCAACATCTCATTGTTGGCGCCTATGATGGAGAATCTCTCGTTGAAGTGCTGGTCTCATGGCCAGCGTTTCGTTCCAGCTGTAACCGAAGCAGTAGGGATTGATGGGTTGTGGCGTCTGGTTCGCCTGGAGTTAGGGACAGAGGGCAGCGGCTTCATCCTTGGCTTGGACATAGGAAGATCG TATTCTGTGTTACTCGTGCGGAACTTGCAAGAAATGTTCCCGCTTCCTAAAATTTCTGCTTTGGAGCTATGTCTCGATACACGTGGGCATGTGTATGGAGGAGTGGTGTTGCATCTACTAAGGATTTGGAATGGTATACGAAGGCTTAAGCTGGTCATTGATCGTGATATG TTGACGGAAGTGTGCCCACCAGACTGTCTTTGTGATCAACCGGAAAACTGGAGAAGTCAGAACATCTCCTTGATGGGTCTTGAAGTAGTAGAAATAAAAAACTTCAAAGGAAGGAGCCATGAAGTTGATTTCTTGAAGCTTCTGTTCAGATGTGCACCCCTGGCGAAAGTGACTGTGGAACTGGCCTCCAAGGTTGAACCAAATAGCAGAGGATGCAAGAATGCCTACAAACTTTTCATGAAGAATCCAGCTGTAGAATGCCATGTTAACCTCAAACGTGGCAATAAGGTTATCTATGAAAGTGTTTCTAGATGCAGAAGGAG GTCTGCCACCACCTCCAGTTCTATTCTGTCATGTGAGAGCAGCCGGATCGGCAGGATGTAG
- the LOC117842233 gene encoding GEM-like protein 1 translates to MDPKPDASAPAPAASAPAPAEHAAYPRLSPEEMAPPPPPEVPQAGANPYVLSAPSPNPPAKSATDNLKEMFGMVGKKFNEAARKTEGIAGDVWQHLKTGSSMTDTAMGRIAQISKVISEGGYDKIFQQTFECLPDEKLKKAYVCYLSTSHGPIMGVLYLSTVKIAFGSDSPVKYVTEDNKSESSFYKVVLPLPHLRSVNPTASQQNPAERYIQVVSVDNHEFWFMGFVNYDSAVKNLQEAVRGVQGA, encoded by the exons ATGGATCCCAAGCCCGACGCCAGCGCGCCCGCACCGGCGGCctcggccccggcgccggcggaacACGCGGCGTACCCGCGCCTGTCGCCGGAGGAgatggcgccgccaccgccgcccgaagTGCCGCAGGCCGGCGCCAACCCCTACGTGctctccgccccgtcgcccAACCCGCCGGCCAAGA GCGCCACGGACAATCTGAAGGAGATGTTCGGCATGGTGGGGAAGAAGTTCAACGAGGCCGCGCGCAAGACCGAGGGCATCGCCGGCGACGTCTGGCAGCACC TGAAAACTGGATCTAGCATGACGGATACTGCGATGGGGAGGATTGCTCAGATATCAAAGGTCATATCTGAGGGTGGCTACGACAAGATATTCCAGCAGACTTTTGAGTGCTTGCCTGATGAGAAGCTCAAGAAGGCGTATGTGTGCTACCTATCGACATCTCATGGGCCGATCATGGGCGTCCTGTATCTCTCGACTGTCAAGATTGCATTTGGTAGTGACAGCCCCGTGAAATATGTGACTGAGGACAACAAAAGTGAGTCATCCTTTTACAAG GTTGTTTTACCCCTTCCCCACTTGAGATCAGTTAATCCCACAGCAAGTCAACAAAACCCTGCAGAGAGGTACATTCAGGTTGTCTCTGTTGATAACCATGAATTCTGGTTCATGGGTTTCGTGAACTACGACAGCGCTGTAAAGAATCTTCAGGAGGCTGTTCGTGGTGTTCAGGGCGCCTAG